A genomic window from Solanum dulcamara chromosome 11, daSolDulc1.2, whole genome shotgun sequence includes:
- the LOC129873733 gene encoding probable vacuolar amino acid transporter YPQ1, with product MKALMLLRQHHNSIAYCVKENKPCVVGWVNLYFKDCLCNVRDEFSFGFGLVSLVCWAVAEIPQIVTNFRTKSSHGVSLLFLLGWVVGDIFNLTGCLLEPATLPTQLYTAVLYTATTIILVLQILYYDYLSRCWKRRDNDSGQLEVEEVLKKPLRPQKPTDSGIPIPSRSASRRMDFYFMSARSLAGSSTPPFRSNLRPIASDPSAMELNHDYSSDDDTVDAPLNISVSQPKPIPRSAGYVAFLATSSGMPHHTKALIVGFGGRKLLQEHGMEHSALGQCLGWMMAAVYMGGRIPQIWLNIKRGSVEGLNPFMFVFALIANVTYVGSILLRSTEWSKIKANMPWLLDAVVCVVLDLFIILQYVYYKYLRKNSSTSNGNEDEGAYKKANKK from the exons atgaaggcGCTTATGTTGTTACGGCAGCATCATAATTCAATAGCGTATTGTGTGAAAGAGAATAAACCATGTGTTGTTGGTTGGGTGAATTTGTATTTCAAAGATTGTCTTTGCAATGTCCGCGATGAATTCTCTTTCGGTTTTGGTCTTGTAAGCCTCGTATGTTGGGCTGTTGCTGAAATCCCACAAATTGTCACCAACTTTCGAACCAAATCCAGCCATGGTGTTTCacttcttttccttcttggtTGGGTTGTCgg TGACATATTCAATCTAACAGGTTGCCTTCTCGAGCCTGCAACG TTGCCCACCCAATTGTACACAGCTGTG CTTTACACAGCGACTACTATCATACTAGTGCTGCAAATTTTGTACTATGATTATTTATCTAGGTGCTGGAAACGCAGAGATAATGACTCTGGACAATTAGAG GTTGAAGAAGTACTGAAGAAGCCACTGAGACCACAAAAACCAACAGATTCAGGGATTCCAATACCCAGCAGATCCGCATCACGCCGCATGGACTTCTATTTCAT GTCTGCAAGATCATTGGCTGGCAGTTCAACCCCACCATTTAGGTCGAATCTGAGGCCTATAGCAAGTGATCCGTCAGCCATGGAGCTTAATCATGATTATTCTTCAGATGATGACACAGTTGATGCACCATTAAATATTTCTGTTAGCCAACCTAAGCCTATCCCGCGATCT GCAGGTTACGTAGCGTTCTTAGCAACATCGTCTGGAATGCCTCACCATACAAAGGCTTTAATTGTTGGATTTGGTGGAAGAAAACTATTACAA GAGCATGGGATGGAGCACAGTGCACTTGGCCAATGTTTGGGGTGGATGATGGCTGCTGTCTACATGGGCGGTCGGATACCTCAAATATGGTTAAAC ATTAAACGAGGGAGTGTCGAG GGCTTAAATCCTTTCATGTTCGTGTTTGCACTCATCGCCAATGTCACTTACGTAGGGAG TATACTACTTAGATCAACAGAATGGAGTAAGATTAAAGCCAATATGCCTTGGTTATTGGATGCTGTTGTCTGCGTTGTGCTAGACTTATTT ATCATATTACAGTATGTCTATTACAAATACTTGCGAAAGAATTCTTCTACTTCCAATGGCAATGAAGACGAAGGAGCCTACAAGAAAGCTAATAAAAAGTGA
- the LOC129873405 gene encoding probable galacturonosyltransferase-like 1, whose translation MPKLGRSGGRTLLPLLLFIFSLSTQNVSTATTTGTYSNLHFKEAPQFYNSPSCSSINSSVNVAMTLDIAYLRGSMAAILSVLQHSSCPENIVFHFVASSPAESTYLNLTITNSFPYLHFTIYPIQDIAAVAGLISTSIRSALDCPLNYARNYLADLLPQRLQKVVYLDSDLVLVDDIAKLAATPLTGDSVLAAPEYCNANFTTYFTPTFWSNPSLSLTFANRNRKPCYFNTGVMVIDLERWRAGDYTTKIVEWMELQKRMRIYELGSLPPFLLVFAGNIAPVDHSWNQHGLGGDNFRGLCRDLHPGPVSLLHWSGKGKPWARLDANRPCPLDGLWSPYDLRQTPYTLES comes from the coding sequence ATGCCAAAACTTGGGAGATCCGGGGGCAGGACCCTGCTTCCCCTGTTGTTGTTTATCTTCTCTTTATCCACACAAAATGTTAGTACTGCTACAACCACCGGCACTTATTCCAATCTCCATTTTAAAGAAGCGCCGCAGTTCTACAACTCCCCTAGTTGTTCTTCCATTAATTCTTCAGTGAATGTCGCTATGACCCTTGATATAGCTTATCTCCGGGGATCTATGGCGGCTATTCTATCGGTACTTCAACATTCTTCTTGCCCAGAAAATATTGTCTTTCACTTTGTCGCTTCTTCCCCTGCTGAATCCACATATTTGAACCTTACTATTACGAATTCATTCCCTTATCTTCATTTCACTATTTATCCAATCCAAGATATTGCAGCTGTGGCAGGActaatttcgacttcaattcgCTCTGCTTTAGACTGTCCTTTAAATTACGCTCGCAATTATCTTGCTGATCTACTCCCTCAACGCCTTCAAAAGGTTGTTTATCTCGATTCGGACCTTGTTCTAGTAGACGACATTGCCAAATTAGCAGCAACGCCTCTAACAGGGGACTCTGTTTTAGCAGCGCCTGAATACTGCAATGCTAATTTCACTACTTACTTCACGCCCACTTTTTGGTCTAATCCTTCTCTTTCCTTAACGTTCGCAAACCGAAATCGAAAGCCTTGTTATTTTAATACTGGGGTTATGGTAATTGATCTAGAGAGATGGAGAGCAGGGGATTATACTACTAAGATTGTGGAGTGGATGGAGTTGCAAAAGAGAATGAGGATTTATGAATTGGGTTCTTTACCCCCTTTTCTGCTTGTTTTTGCTGGAAATATAGCTCCGGTGGATCACAGCTGGAACCAACATGGTCTTGGTGGAGATAATTTTCGTGGACTCTGCCGGGATTTGCACCCTGGTCCGGTTAGTCTTTTGCATTGGAGCGGAAAGGGGAAACCTTGGGCTCGACTCGACGCGAACCGCCCTTGTCCGTTAGATGGCCTATGGTCACCTTATGACCTGCGACAAACACCTTATACTCTTGAATCGTAA
- the LOC129873406 gene encoding uncharacterized protein LOC129873406, producing the protein MQDSTTRAFERSSSSSGDGNNDAGDFECNICFELAQDPIVTLCGHLYCWPCLYRWLRLHSQCHECPVCKALIQEEKLVPLYGRGRTSTDPRSKPIPGLEIPNRPAGQRPETAPQPEPNHFPNLGFGHIGGFLPTATARFGNFTMSAGFGGLLPSLLSFQFHGFPGPTAYPTASNHPFGYTPAYHGPHVRNAQDIAQGQADSNLKFMFLLVGFLVLIYLLG; encoded by the coding sequence ATGCAGGACTCAACTACCAGGGCATTTGAAAGGTCTTCTTCCTCCTCCGGAGACGGGAACAATGATGCTGGTGATTTTGAATGCAACATCTGTTTTGAATTGGCCCAAGATCCCATTGTGACACTCTGTGGTCACCTCTATTGTTGGCCATGCCTTTATAGATGGTTACGTCTTCACTCACAGTGTCATGAATGCCCTGTCTGTAAGGCACTTATTCAAGAGGAGAAATTAGTTCCACTTTATGGAAGAGGGAGGACTTCTACTGATCCCAGATCAAAACCAATCCCCGGCCTTGAAATTCCTAATAGGCCTGCAGGACAACGACCTGAAACTGCTCCTCAACCTGAACCAAATCATTTTCCTAATCTTGGATTTGGTCACATTGGAGGATTTCTTCCAACAGCAACTGCAAGATTTGGTAACTTTACAATGTCTGCTGGTTTTGGAGGATTGCTCCCTTCATTACTCAGCTTCCAGTTTCATGGATTTCCTGGTCCGACAGCATATCCTACTGCATCAAATCACCCTTTTGGATATACTCCTGCATATCATGGGCCACATGTTCGTAATGCTCAAGACATAGCCCAAGGACAAGCAGATAGCAATCTCAAGTTTATGTTCTTACTTGTTGGTTTTCTTGTGCTCATTTATTTGTTAGGCTAA